One window of Apteryx mantelli isolate bAptMan1 unplaced genomic scaffold, bAptMan1.hap1 HAP1_SCAFFOLD_182, whole genome shotgun sequence genomic DNA carries:
- the RPS19 gene encoding LOW QUALITY PROTEIN: small ribosomal subunit protein eS19 (The sequence of the model RefSeq protein was modified relative to this genomic sequence to represent the inferred CDS: inserted 1 base in 1 codon), with protein sequence MPGVTVKDVNQQEFVRALAAFLKKSGKLKVPEWVDTVKLAKHKELAPYDENWFYTRAASTARHLYLRGGAGVGSMTKIYGRAAAQRRHASHFSRGSKSVXRRVLQALEGLKMVEKDQDGGRKLTPQGQRDLDRIAGQVAAASKKH encoded by the exons ATGCCGGGCGTCACGGTGAAGGACGTGAACCAGCAGGAGTTCGTGCGGGCGCTGGCCGCCTTCCTCAAGAA GTCCGGCAAGCTGAAGGTGCCCGAGTGGGTGGACACGGTGAAGCTGGCCAAGCACAAGGAGCTGGCGCCCTACGACGAGAACTGGTTCTACACGCGGGCCG cCTCCACGGCCCGGCACCTGTacctgcgcggcggcgccggcgtgGGCTCCATGACCAAGATCtacgggcgggcggcagcgcaaCGGCGTCATGCGAGCCACTTCAGCCGCGGCTCCAAGAGCG GCCGGCGCGTGCTGCAGGCGCTCGAGGGCCTCAAGATGGTGGAGAAGGACCAGGACGG GGGCCGCAAGCTCACTCCGCAGGGACAGAGGGATCTGGACAGGATCGCCGGGCAG GTGGCCGCCGCCAGCAAGAAGCACTAG